In the Nitrospinota bacterium genome, one interval contains:
- a CDS encoding DUF2304 domain-containing protein, which yields MPPRIQVISILICIFLVAYVFELVRRKHLSEEYSMGWLVTGTVMLILSISEDAIRWVSGLVGATLFTSTLFFFGLLFLMIICLHFSIRISALTQQVRTLTQHVGILDHEKKALEKRIHQSPWQTGTSNLEQI from the coding sequence ATGCCCCCTAGAATTCAGGTAATCTCCATCTTGATATGTATTTTCCTGGTCGCCTATGTATTTGAGCTTGTAAGAAGAAAGCATTTGAGCGAAGAATACTCAATGGGATGGCTGGTCACGGGAACCGTAATGCTGATTCTTTCAATTTCTGAGGATGCCATTCGCTGGGTTTCAGGTCTCGTTGGAGCCACCTTATTCACTTCAACACTGTTTTTTTTCGGGCTTTTATTCCTCATGATCATATGCCTGCATTTTTCTATCCGTATTTCAGCCTTAACTCAGCAAGTGAGGACCCTGACCCAACACGTCGGAATTCTGGATCATGAAAAAAAAGCACTGGAAAAAAGAATCCATCAATCTCCCTGGCAAACTGGAACGTCTAACCTGGAGCAGATTTGA
- a CDS encoding glycosyltransferase family 4 protein produces MLTLKSSAKRAQAIIVSSKLEYEDALEFGISKNKIHVIPMGIEVDDTEKKESEVLQLLFVGRIARVRRLELLLQAVHHLNFPFHLIIAGGEEKTSSVTKSGYLNELQALTQKLNLQNKVTFTGRKSQEELKDYYRKADIFIYPSKYENFGQPLIEAGAHGLPIIATRVGVARDIVIDGETGYLTTDDPKSISDRIISLQDKNIRQEMGTKIKSHIRKNFDWESIMDQYLSIYNSF; encoded by the coding sequence TTGTTAACCCTGAAAAGCTCTGCAAAAAGAGCCCAGGCTATTATTGTTTCCTCAAAGCTGGAATACGAAGATGCCTTGGAGTTTGGAATCTCAAAAAACAAAATTCATGTCATTCCCATGGGTATCGAGGTAGATGACACTGAAAAAAAGGAGAGTGAGGTTCTTCAACTCCTGTTTGTTGGCAGAATAGCACGAGTCCGTCGTCTGGAACTTTTATTGCAGGCTGTCCATCATTTAAATTTCCCCTTCCACCTGATAATCGCAGGAGGAGAGGAAAAGACCAGCAGTGTCACCAAGTCCGGTTACCTGAATGAACTACAGGCCCTCACTCAGAAACTCAACTTGCAAAACAAGGTCACTTTTACAGGAAGAAAATCACAGGAAGAACTTAAAGATTATTACAGGAAGGCAGACATCTTTATTTACCCGTCCAAATACGAAAATTTTGGACAACCTCTCATTGAGGCCGGAGCTCATGGACTGCCTATTATCGCGACACGAGTCGGAGTGGCAAGAGATATTGTCATTGATGGCGAAACCGGTTATTTGACAACTGATGATCCTAAATCAATAAGTGATCGAATTATTTCATTACAGGATAAAAATATCAGACAAGAAATGGGAACTAAAATTAAAAGTCATATCAGGAAGAATTTTGATTGGGAATCTATTATGGATCAATATCTCAGCATTTATAATTCTTTCTAA
- a CDS encoding NAD-dependent epimerase/dehydratase family protein gives MNILLTGASSRIGSTLIRSLSKCSGVNVTAMVHRSLVNITGCEIRKADLRNPESLVKAVEGIDAVVHMAALTRSVRESEYFRINVEGTQNLLDACKLAGVKKIIFLSSRAACEEGGGYSRSKLKAEQCVRESGLQWLILRPSEVYGQGSGDAINRLIQWIRKYPLVPVLGTGQARFSPVYIDDLVSAIKQSLLDEKLENETILLAGPEEMTLDELVDRTSKCFGVSRSKLRLPVGFVRLGSEVLAGLGVKVLVPDQVPRLLCSKDRDISKASSLISFSPRKLEEGIAAYCLVRK, from the coding sequence ATGAATATTCTTTTAACGGGAGCATCAAGCCGAATCGGATCAACTCTCATCAGAAGCTTGTCCAAATGTTCTGGTGTGAATGTCACTGCAATGGTTCATCGCTCTCTGGTGAATATAACCGGGTGTGAAATAAGGAAAGCAGACCTTAGAAATCCTGAATCGCTGGTCAAGGCGGTTGAAGGTATTGATGCAGTAGTTCATATGGCCGCGTTGACTCGTAGTGTGCGGGAATCAGAGTATTTCAGAATAAATGTTGAGGGCACGCAAAACCTGTTAGACGCATGTAAGCTGGCAGGAGTAAAGAAAATAATTTTTCTTAGTTCGCGTGCCGCATGCGAGGAGGGCGGAGGGTATTCGCGTAGTAAACTAAAGGCGGAACAATGTGTCAGGGAGTCAGGGTTGCAGTGGCTTATTCTACGTCCTTCAGAAGTCTATGGGCAGGGGTCGGGCGATGCTATCAACCGTTTAATCCAATGGATCAGGAAATACCCTTTGGTGCCTGTATTAGGTACAGGGCAGGCCAGGTTCAGTCCTGTATATATTGATGATTTGGTGTCCGCTATTAAACAATCACTTCTCGATGAAAAACTTGAAAACGAAACAATTCTTTTGGCCGGACCTGAAGAAATGACCCTTGATGAATTGGTGGATCGAACTTCAAAATGTTTTGGCGTAAGCAGGTCCAAACTTCGCCTGCCGGTGGGATTTGTAAGGCTTGGTTCGGAAGTATTGGCGGGTTTGGGAGTGAAAGTATTGGTTCCCGATCAGGTTCCCAGGTTATTGTGCAGTAAGGATAGGGATATCAGCAAAGCTTCGTCATTGATATCCTTTTCACCCAGAAAGCTTGAGGAAGGTATCGCCGCATATTGTTTGGTAAGAAAATAG
- a CDS encoding glycosyltransferase family 2 protein, translating to IIPAYNEEKNIGAVLDGIKKQYPGFPILVINDGSSDNTEKVAREHNAEVISLPFNSGYGIALQTGFLYAVKNDYSIVVQMDSDGQHDPANIKDLIEEVQKENCDVVIGSRFLSKDSYKSSLLRSVGMLLFGSIASFLCRQKVTDPTSGFQALKGKAIHFAASDNYPPDYPDADFIILLNRCGFKVKEIPVTMHASPEKESMHHGHKTIYYVFKMFLSIFVTLLRKSTKR from the coding sequence TCATCATCCCAGCCTATAATGAAGAGAAAAATATAGGTGCAGTTCTGGATGGCATCAAGAAGCAATATCCAGGGTTCCCCATATTAGTGATTAACGACGGTTCTTCTGATAATACTGAAAAAGTAGCCCGTGAACATAACGCTGAGGTTATTTCCCTACCCTTTAACTCAGGGTATGGAATAGCATTGCAAACAGGTTTTTTATATGCCGTCAAGAATGATTATTCTATCGTCGTACAAATGGATTCAGATGGCCAGCATGATCCAGCAAACATTAAAGACCTGATAGAAGAAGTTCAAAAAGAAAACTGTGATGTCGTGATCGGTTCCCGGTTTTTAAGTAAAGACTCTTACAAATCATCTCTGCTTCGTTCTGTTGGAATGTTATTATTTGGCAGTATTGCGTCTTTTCTATGCAGACAAAAAGTTACCGATCCCACTTCAGGTTTTCAGGCCCTGAAAGGGAAAGCTATCCATTTCGCAGCCAGCGATAATTACCCTCCGGACTATCCGGATGCAGACTTTATTATTTTGCTGAATCGTTGTGGATTTAAAGTTAAAGAAATTCCGGTAACCATGCATGCAAGTCCTGAAAAAGAGTCCATGCATCATGGACACAAAACAATTTATTATGTTTTCAAAATGTTCCTTTCAATTTTTGTAACCCTGCTAAGAAAATCGACAAAGAGGTAA